In the genome of Calditrichota bacterium, one region contains:
- a CDS encoding aminotransferase class I/II-fold pyridoxal phosphate-dependent enzyme: MTPNELRKMSFATICVHGAGGVDPQTGAVSFPIYQSSTFAFKSAQDGADIFAGRKEGYLYTRLGNPTQAAFEREIAFLEGAEAALATASGMGAITVAILTVLKAGDKMIAGNTLYGGTHLLFKETLPALGIHVHSIDPSSMEEIETHLSQGAKLVYIETPSNPTLQIVDIAKIAALAHRHQAFLMVDNTFATPYYQRPLQLGADCVVHSATKYIGGHGDTIAGVILGKKDFVDRARNVINRDIGAAISPFNAWLLLRGLKTLPVRMERHSENAMRVAQYLSFHPKVSRVWYPGLRTHEQHELACRQMDGFGGMVTFELKGGKKAGETLMNSVKLLTLAVSLGDVDSLIEHPATMTHSTYSAEELASVGITEGMVRLSVGLEDVGDIIEDLSRALKKV, encoded by the coding sequence ATGACCCCCAACGAATTGCGAAAAATGAGTTTTGCAACCATTTGTGTGCACGGGGCCGGGGGAGTTGATCCCCAAACCGGAGCCGTGTCCTTTCCAATTTACCAGAGTTCTACCTTTGCCTTTAAGAGTGCTCAGGACGGTGCCGATATTTTTGCAGGTCGAAAGGAAGGCTACCTGTACACCCGTTTGGGGAATCCCACCCAGGCTGCTTTTGAAAGGGAAATTGCTTTTCTGGAAGGGGCCGAAGCGGCTCTTGCAACGGCTTCGGGAATGGGGGCGATTACCGTGGCCATTTTAACCGTGCTAAAGGCAGGCGACAAAATGATTGCCGGAAATACATTATATGGAGGGACTCACCTTCTCTTTAAGGAGACGCTGCCTGCTCTGGGTATTCATGTGCACTCAATTGATCCATCGAGTATGGAAGAGATTGAGACGCACCTGAGCCAAGGGGCAAAGCTGGTTTATATAGAAACCCCTTCAAATCCGACACTGCAGATAGTTGATATTGCAAAAATTGCGGCTCTTGCACACCGTCACCAGGCATTCCTCATGGTTGATAACACGTTTGCTACGCCCTATTATCAACGACCTCTGCAATTGGGCGCCGATTGTGTGGTTCACAGTGCAACCAAATATATCGGCGGCCACGGAGATACGATTGCGGGAGTCATTTTGGGAAAGAAGGATTTTGTTGATCGGGCACGAAATGTCATCAATCGGGATATTGGGGCGGCCATCAGTCCGTTCAATGCCTGGCTCTTGCTTCGGGGGCTCAAAACGCTTCCGGTGCGGATGGAGCGGCACTCTGAGAATGCTATGCGGGTGGCCCAGTATTTGAGTTTTCATCCGAAGGTGAGTCGCGTGTGGTATCCGGGGCTGCGTACCCATGAACAACATGAATTAGCCTGCCGCCAGATGGATGGATTTGGGGGAATGGTGACTTTCGAATTAAAAGGCGGCAAAAAAGCCGGCGAAACTCTGATGAATTCTGTGAAACTACTGACCCTTGCGGTGAGCCTGGGAGACGTTGATTCGCTGATCGAACATCCGGCCACCATGACCCATTCTACCTACAGCGCAGAAGAACTGGCGTCTGTGGGCATTACAGAAGGAATGGTTCGTCTCTCCGTGGGGTTGGAGGATGTGGGAGATATTATTGAAGATTTATCTCGCGCATTAAAAAAGGTGTAG
- a CDS encoding ABC transporter ATP-binding protein → MEQTEENSQRVAPFELVLQVKGLTIKDLEGRAILDNVTFDMAAGEIFGVLGESSVGKTTLAKSILGILPDSLYAEKGEIRFKGRDLLQLSKRQMETVWGRGISYLPQNAGASLNPVFKLRTQIYDLARLHSRQKAVQRKMVSSALKRVYLSDDEAFLNKYPFQLSGGQQQRFLMAELLVVQPQLLIADEPTSALDASVQREIIELLTGIRDSFGLSILFITHDLAILREIADRSCVLHDGKIVEIQKTGELIENPQHMYTKKLVQLSKRLSVLT, encoded by the coding sequence GTGGAACAGACGGAAGAAAATAGCCAGAGGGTTGCGCCATTTGAGCTTGTCCTTCAAGTAAAGGGGCTAACCATTAAAGATTTGGAAGGACGTGCGATTTTAGATAATGTAACCTTCGATATGGCGGCCGGTGAGATTTTCGGAGTACTGGGTGAATCCAGTGTGGGCAAAACTACACTGGCCAAATCCATTTTGGGGATTCTTCCAGATTCTCTTTATGCAGAAAAAGGAGAAATCCGGTTCAAAGGGAGAGATTTGCTTCAGTTATCAAAACGACAAATGGAAACGGTTTGGGGAAGAGGGATAAGCTACCTGCCTCAAAATGCGGGGGCTTCCCTGAATCCTGTTTTTAAATTGAGAACCCAGATTTATGACCTGGCACGTCTCCATTCCAGACAAAAAGCGGTTCAACGCAAAATGGTGTCTTCCGCACTTAAACGGGTGTATTTGTCGGATGACGAAGCGTTTTTAAACAAATATCCCTTTCAACTATCCGGGGGACAACAGCAGCGATTTCTCATGGCGGAGCTTTTGGTTGTGCAGCCGCAGCTGCTCATCGCAGATGAACCGACCTCCGCACTGGATGCGTCTGTACAAAGGGAAATTATCGAATTGCTAACAGGCATTCGAGACTCATTTGGACTATCCATTCTGTTTATCACGCATGATCTGGCCATCTTGAGAGAAATAGCGGATCGAAGTTGCGTTCTTCATGATGGAAAGATCGTCGAGATTCAAAAAACAGGGGAACTTATTGAAAATCCGCAGCACATGTACACGAAAAAATTGGTTCAATTAAGCAAGAGGCTGTCTGTTCTAACCTGA
- a CDS encoding phosphatidate cytidylyltransferase, whose translation MGLGQLKYRVIVAAIGGPVILALAYWGKLPFLIFLDFVLLFALKEFYEMAERKGDFPNPVPGYLFALLITWDFYFFDHAYTLYLMALAVIVVSLLELYRNRGSKYYNVSITVLGIGYLAVLLSFFIAIRELPVHLAIPYNTGGIWILMIFLTVWFGDSVAYFVGNAVGRHKLAPKISPHKTIEGAVGGFLGMLLIPVLAAHFFPTHLSIVEALGVGAICGIFGQYSDLTESMFKRDAGVKDSSNLIPGHGGIFDRFDVLFLISPLIYLYLKYVVF comes from the coding sequence TTGGGACTGGGTCAACTAAAGTATCGCGTAATCGTTGCCGCAATCGGTGGTCCGGTTATTTTGGCACTGGCGTATTGGGGAAAACTGCCCTTTTTGATTTTTCTGGATTTTGTATTGCTTTTTGCTCTGAAAGAGTTTTACGAAATGGCGGAGCGCAAAGGCGATTTTCCAAATCCTGTCCCGGGCTATTTATTTGCATTACTCATAACCTGGGATTTTTATTTTTTTGATCATGCGTACACGCTTTATCTGATGGCGCTTGCGGTAATTGTGGTCAGTCTGCTGGAGCTCTACCGCAACAGGGGATCCAAATACTACAATGTATCGATTACAGTTTTGGGCATTGGCTATTTGGCTGTACTTTTAAGTTTTTTTATAGCTATTCGTGAACTGCCTGTTCATCTGGCCATTCCTTACAATACGGGTGGAATCTGGATTTTAATGATTTTCCTGACCGTGTGGTTTGGAGATTCTGTGGCCTATTTTGTTGGAAATGCCGTTGGCAGGCATAAACTGGCGCCCAAAATCAGCCCCCACAAGACCATCGAAGGGGCGGTTGGCGGTTTTTTGGGGATGCTGTTGATTCCGGTTTTAGCCGCACATTTTTTCCCAACCCACTTGTCCATTGTGGAGGCACTGGGGGTGGGAGCAATTTGCGGAATATTTGGCCAATACAGCGATTTGACGGAGTCCATGTTTAAACGGGATGCGGGAGTAAAGGATTCCTCCAATCTGATTCCCGGCCACGGGGGCATTTTCGATCGTTTTGATGTGTTGTTTTTAATTTCCCCCTTAATTTATCTTTATCTGAAATATGTTGTTTTTTAA
- a CDS encoding dihydroorotate dehydrogenase, giving the protein MVDLSITLAGLKLKNPVLTASGTFGYAEEYADFVNLSRLGGVVTKSITKEPRAGNPPLRVTEVPGGMLNSIGLANVGVEAFVKDKLPFLRKTRTRVIVNIAGNSVEDYAAVVARLDQEEGIDAYEINLSCPNVKEGGLTFGKNPAEVFRMTQHIRLHTKRPLIVKLTPNVTSIGDLAQAAVDGGADILSAINTVVGMAVDVKTRKPILGKITGGFSGPALKSIALAKVFEVARRVTVPIIGVGGIFSAEDVLEFLLVGAHAVQIGTANFIDPAVSETIVNDLQTLCEDQGIEAVKDLIGRLEIQERAVLFG; this is encoded by the coding sequence ATGGTCGATCTGTCGATTACACTGGCAGGATTGAAACTGAAAAATCCCGTCCTAACGGCTTCGGGTACGTTTGGTTATGCGGAGGAATACGCTGATTTTGTGAATCTGTCCCGTCTGGGGGGAGTGGTTACAAAATCCATTACGAAGGAACCGAGGGCAGGAAATCCCCCGCTTCGGGTAACGGAAGTTCCGGGTGGCATGCTTAATTCTATCGGATTGGCCAATGTGGGAGTGGAGGCCTTTGTCAAAGACAAACTCCCCTTTCTCAGGAAAACCCGAACACGGGTCATTGTAAATATTGCCGGAAATTCCGTTGAAGATTATGCAGCCGTGGTTGCGCGTCTGGATCAGGAAGAAGGCATTGATGCGTACGAGATCAACCTGTCATGTCCGAATGTAAAAGAGGGGGGACTGACGTTCGGAAAAAATCCGGCGGAAGTATTCCGCATGACACAGCACATTCGCCTTCACACAAAGCGGCCGTTAATCGTTAAACTGACACCCAATGTGACCTCCATTGGAGATCTGGCACAGGCTGCCGTCGATGGGGGTGCCGACATCTTATCGGCTATTAATACAGTGGTTGGCATGGCTGTTGATGTGAAAACAAGAAAACCGATTCTGGGCAAGATTACGGGGGGATTTTCAGGACCGGCATTAAAATCCATTGCACTGGCAAAGGTTTTCGAGGTTGCCCGGCGCGTAACCGTGCCGATTATTGGAGTTGGCGGAATCTTTTCCGCGGAGGATGTTTTGGAATTTCTTCTGGTAGGTGCGCATGCCGTTCAAATTGGAACGGCCAATTTCATTGATCCGGCTGTGAGCGAGACAATTGTAAACGATCTTCAAACCCTGTGTGAAGATCAAGGAATTGAAGCGGTGAAGGACCTGATCGGAAGGCTTGAAATTCAGGAAAGAGCGGTATTGTTCGGATAA
- a CDS encoding dihydroorotate dehydrogenase electron transfer subunit — translation MKTDPVLKPPKPVIGQYPVVEQTWLNEAYFKIRILADDIAEKASPGQFVNVRPGQTYDPLLRRPFSIYLADPEEGWIELVIKQVGRGTELLSRLRVGDQIDMLGPLGRGFDIETVETAILAGGGVGLAPLVFLARELSLFPKEIYFFQGFQSKADVCCLEDLAALNIAPVVTTDDGSFGRKGFVTEAVKDFIKDRNVQSGTELFACGPEPMLKEICNIVDFYHLTGQFSLETRMACGIGACMGCAVPAFDGEDYRLVCRDGPVFRNREVLL, via the coding sequence ATGAAAACTGATCCGGTTCTGAAACCGCCCAAACCTGTTATCGGACAATATCCGGTTGTTGAACAAACCTGGCTGAATGAAGCTTATTTCAAAATCCGAATTTTGGCTGACGACATTGCCGAGAAGGCCTCTCCGGGGCAATTTGTTAATGTACGGCCGGGCCAAACGTACGATCCCCTACTACGGCGTCCTTTCAGCATCTATCTGGCCGATCCGGAAGAGGGCTGGATTGAATTGGTAATCAAACAGGTGGGACGGGGGACAGAATTACTGAGCCGGCTCAGGGTGGGAGATCAGATTGATATGCTGGGGCCCCTGGGAAGAGGATTTGATATTGAAACGGTTGAAACGGCTATTCTCGCAGGGGGCGGAGTGGGACTTGCGCCCCTGGTGTTCTTGGCGCGGGAATTATCACTATTTCCCAAAGAGATTTATTTTTTTCAGGGGTTTCAAAGCAAAGCCGATGTTTGCTGCCTTGAGGACCTGGCCGCATTGAATATTGCACCTGTGGTAACCACGGACGATGGAAGTTTTGGCAGAAAGGGGTTTGTCACGGAGGCGGTTAAAGACTTCATTAAAGATCGGAATGTTCAATCCGGAACCGAGCTTTTTGCCTGCGGCCCCGAGCCCATGCTCAAAGAAATTTGCAATATTGTAGATTTTTATCATCTTACCGGACAATTTTCACTTGAAACGCGGATGGCGTGCGGAATTGGGGCCTGCATGGGCTGCGCCGTACCGGCATTTGATGGTGAGGATTACAGGCTTGTTTGCAGGGACGGCCCCGTTTTCAGAAATCGAGAGGTGCTCTTGTAA
- a CDS encoding tetratricopeptide repeat protein produces MTLLSKKISLYGIFLIIVVLISGCGAYFNTFYNAKKFYAEAEKKRIRQEKQLRKSQTSVKLTRRQRTQRRSSTIPEYRKAIEKASKVLQLYPNSKYVDDALMIIGESFYHQHEYIKAQRKFNELLTAFPNSEFAPKAKLLLGKTKVALGKYSEAENILNELLLDKRNKKYFPDARLELGDLYFQQKLYSQAVGQYEQTINKIKNRDIRAQAQIRIGECYLQLGNYAKAATAFKRVRKYKADVELRYQADLKYGFCLRKLHQYEKALDVYSQMLKLTLTNYEIGNVYLQSALTMEEMKDYKHAREAFQNVIDNYPRTAASAEAYYRMGLYELNKNRDFDQALEYFQKSEKEYSRADFIKDVKKEIESIKKLHKLEDIIWALEDAYVRKLNNEYDESDSLLILSEADSARIDSVRLDSLRIRARRDSIKADSLRALKGIERGSYEDSLFTQQLREKKAREDSVRKAKLKAMERSIKIPKDPEEIKKMLVQKDFQLAELYYFQFSMTDSALKEYNNLIVNFPDDPGVPKALFSMAYIYRQDRKDTTRSDSLYREIVRNYPKTDYAVEARKILGLPPIEDQNLEAEALFLQAEKLNFDQKRPKEAIRKYQEVIQKFPNSVFAPKAQYAIAWIYENELVSKDQALKAYETLKENFPKTPFAVVAEKKLKAIQAAEKALLDTTKKNQSKKELSSVSARIDSSQKKTPPDTSLGQGPENRPSINNLDSFIKTGKKTTGKKSVGKQTKTVQPDSAQEKP; encoded by the coding sequence ATGACCTTATTAAGTAAAAAAATTAGTTTATATGGGATTTTTCTGATAATTGTGGTTCTCATTTCCGGGTGCGGGGCCTATTTTAATACCTTCTATAACGCCAAAAAATTTTACGCCGAAGCGGAAAAAAAACGTATCAGACAGGAAAAACAATTACGGAAAAGTCAGACATCCGTTAAATTAACCCGGCGGCAGCGCACCCAACGCCGATCATCCACTATTCCGGAATACCGAAAGGCTATTGAAAAAGCATCCAAAGTGCTGCAGCTTTACCCAAACAGTAAATATGTGGATGACGCGCTGATGATCATTGGCGAATCCTTTTACCATCAGCATGAATATATTAAGGCACAACGCAAATTCAATGAGCTTCTGACGGCATTTCCCAACAGCGAATTTGCTCCCAAGGCCAAACTTCTGCTCGGAAAAACAAAAGTGGCGCTTGGGAAATATTCAGAAGCCGAAAATATTTTGAACGAACTGCTGCTGGATAAAAGGAATAAAAAATATTTCCCGGATGCCCGTCTGGAATTGGGCGATTTGTATTTTCAGCAGAAACTGTACTCCCAGGCGGTTGGACAATACGAACAAACCATCAACAAAATCAAGAATCGTGATATCCGCGCACAGGCACAAATTCGAATTGGGGAATGCTACCTTCAGCTTGGGAATTATGCCAAAGCGGCTACTGCTTTCAAACGGGTTCGAAAATACAAAGCCGATGTCGAATTGCGTTATCAGGCAGATTTAAAGTATGGATTTTGTCTTCGCAAATTACACCAATACGAAAAAGCACTGGATGTCTACAGCCAAATGCTGAAACTCACATTGACCAATTATGAAATTGGAAATGTGTACCTGCAATCTGCGCTGACCATGGAAGAAATGAAGGATTATAAACATGCGCGGGAAGCATTTCAGAATGTGATTGATAATTATCCCAGAACAGCCGCTTCTGCAGAAGCCTATTACAGAATGGGTTTGTATGAATTGAATAAAAACAGGGATTTCGATCAGGCGCTGGAATATTTTCAAAAATCCGAAAAGGAATACTCCCGTGCAGATTTTATTAAAGATGTGAAAAAAGAAATTGAATCGATCAAGAAATTGCATAAATTGGAAGACATAATCTGGGCACTGGAAGATGCCTACGTCCGTAAATTAAACAATGAATATGACGAAAGCGATTCTTTGCTGATTTTATCTGAAGCGGATTCTGCCCGCATCGATTCCGTACGCCTGGATTCTCTTCGAATACGGGCCCGAAGGGATTCGATTAAAGCAGATTCTCTTCGAGCTTTAAAAGGAATTGAACGCGGATCCTATGAAGACAGTCTCTTTACCCAACAATTGCGGGAGAAAAAAGCACGCGAGGATTCCGTTAGAAAGGCAAAATTGAAAGCGATGGAACGCTCCATTAAGATTCCAAAAGATCCTGAAGAAATAAAGAAAATGCTTGTTCAAAAAGATTTTCAGTTGGCCGAATTGTATTACTTTCAATTTTCAATGACGGATTCAGCCCTGAAAGAATATAATAATTTGATAGTCAATTTTCCGGACGATCCCGGGGTGCCCAAAGCCCTCTTTTCAATGGCTTACATTTATCGGCAGGATCGAAAGGATACGACCCGGTCGGATTCTCTCTACCGGGAGATTGTCAGAAATTATCCCAAAACGGACTATGCGGTTGAGGCCCGCAAAATTTTGGGACTGCCTCCGATTGAGGATCAAAACCTGGAAGCAGAAGCCTTGTTTTTACAGGCGGAAAAACTGAACTTTGATCAGAAACGGCCAAAAGAAGCCATCCGGAAATATCAAGAGGTTATTCAGAAATTTCCGAATTCCGTGTTTGCTCCCAAAGCTCAATATGCAATAGCCTGGATTTATGAAAACGAACTCGTTTCAAAAGATCAGGCGTTGAAGGCCTATGAAACACTCAAAGAGAATTTTCCCAAAACACCGTTTGCTGTGGTTGCCGAGAAAAAATTGAAAGCCATACAGGCGGCTGAAAAAGCCCTCTTGGACACGACAAAGAAGAATCAGTCAAAAAAGGAGTTATCTTCTGTTTCTGCAAGGATTGATTCTTCTCAAAAGAAAACGCCTCCTGATACATCATTGGGACAAGGCCCCGAAAACAGACCGTCCATTAATAATCTGGACTCTTTTATTAAAACCGGCAAAAAAACGACCGGGAAAAAATCCGTAGGTAAACAGACAAAAACCGTACAACCTGATTCGGCACAGGAAAAACCTTAG
- a CDS encoding NAD-dependent deacylase → MDTQIPEELIEKLHHAQSVAVLTGAGISAESGVPTFRGENGLWKKFRPEELANFDAFMQNPKLVWEWYAYRRKIIEEVQPNPGHLALVRLEEMIPSFVVITQNVDNLHQRAGSRNVVELHGNILRNRCLVCGRIVESETLDFSAGAPKCPQCGGMLRPDVVWFGEMLPEAAVQKAYRAAETCDVFMVLGTSAVVYPAASLPEIAFRQGAFVVEINVEETPVTDFAHVSLRGKTGDLLPRIVEALEK, encoded by the coding sequence ATGGATACACAGATTCCGGAAGAATTAATTGAAAAATTACATCATGCCCAATCCGTTGCGGTACTGACCGGGGCTGGTATCTCGGCGGAAAGCGGAGTTCCCACATTTCGCGGCGAAAACGGGTTGTGGAAAAAGTTTCGCCCGGAGGAATTGGCTAATTTTGATGCGTTTATGCAGAATCCAAAGCTCGTATGGGAGTGGTACGCGTACCGCCGAAAAATTATCGAAGAGGTTCAGCCCAATCCCGGACATTTGGCCCTGGTGCGGTTGGAAGAAATGATTCCATCATTCGTTGTTATTACGCAAAATGTTGACAATCTGCATCAGCGCGCCGGAAGCCGGAATGTGGTGGAGCTGCATGGAAACATTCTTCGAAATCGCTGCCTTGTGTGCGGGCGGATTGTGGAAAGCGAAACGCTTGATTTTTCGGCTGGAGCTCCAAAATGTCCCCAATGCGGAGGAATGCTTCGACCCGATGTGGTCTGGTTTGGAGAGATGCTCCCGGAGGCGGCCGTTCAGAAGGCATACCGTGCGGCTGAAACGTGCGATGTTTTTATGGTACTCGGAACGTCGGCTGTTGTTTATCCTGCGGCATCGTTGCCGGAAATTGCATTTCGGCAGGGGGCGTTTGTGGTAGAGATTAATGTGGAAGAAACGCCGGTAACCGATTTTGCGCACGTAAGTTTGAGAGGAAAAACAGGAGACCTGCTGCCCCGGATTGTTGAAGCACTGGAGAAATAG
- a CDS encoding 1-acyl-sn-glycerol-3-phosphate acyltransferase, which translates to MSKNRKQKQTKSRFKEGSMVYTISFFIVKYFMQILFSGEARGQENFPKKGPFIAAFNHNSYLDILTMSLIVSFPVHGMGKAELFKVPLLGWWLRKIGVHSILRDAGDEEGFRYFLELLRNGARLFISPEGTRKWKDGKPPRPKTGFVRLAQLAKCPVVPVGISSTRDILPPGAIFPRFKKVVVQVGKPIYLPPVEVTLENKDILQEQANRVMDEVYKLVLKPPKKKKL; encoded by the coding sequence ATGAGTAAGAATCGCAAGCAAAAGCAAACGAAATCGCGGTTTAAAGAAGGATCAATGGTTTACACAATATCCTTCTTTATCGTTAAATATTTTATGCAGATCCTGTTTTCAGGGGAGGCCCGGGGACAAGAGAATTTCCCCAAAAAGGGCCCTTTTATCGCGGCATTCAATCACAACAGCTATCTCGATATTCTAACCATGTCACTCATTGTGAGCTTTCCGGTTCACGGAATGGGAAAGGCAGAATTGTTCAAGGTCCCTTTACTGGGATGGTGGCTTCGGAAGATCGGTGTGCATTCTATCCTGCGGGACGCAGGAGATGAGGAAGGGTTTCGCTATTTTCTGGAACTTTTAAGAAACGGCGCCCGTCTTTTCATCTCTCCGGAAGGCACACGCAAATGGAAGGATGGAAAGCCCCCGCGTCCGAAAACAGGTTTTGTCCGATTGGCTCAGTTGGCAAAATGCCCGGTTGTTCCCGTAGGGATCAGCTCCACACGGGACATTTTGCCGCCCGGTGCCATTTTCCCGCGATTTAAAAAGGTGGTTGTTCAGGTGGGAAAACCCATCTATTTGCCGCCTGTTGAGGTTACCCTGGAGAATAAAGATATTTTACAGGAGCAGGCCAATAGGGTGATGGATGAGGTGTATAAATTGGTTTTGAAACCGCCCAAGAAAAAGAAACTCTAA
- a CDS encoding ABC transporter ATP-binding protein → MLSIENLVFTAGRRTILNQLNLQIFRGEIHSILGQNGTGKSTLAYVLMGLSGFRPAAGRIYFDGEDITLLPAFERAKRGMTLAWQEPARFEGLTVAEYLEIAKKNGRNHMSIQECLERVGLNPGKYLLRAVDETLSGGERKRIELASILAMQPRLAILDEPDSGIDAPSMDHIIHVIRKVAQMGGAVLLITHHEKVAEIADRSSFLCGGRILRTGDPIEIARFFRLHCEECPHINQPEMEMSENA, encoded by the coding sequence TTGTTATCGATCGAAAATCTGGTTTTTACAGCGGGCCGACGAACTATTCTAAACCAATTAAATCTGCAAATATTCAGAGGGGAAATTCACAGTATTCTGGGCCAGAATGGGACCGGAAAATCGACCCTGGCCTACGTATTGATGGGGTTAAGCGGATTCAGGCCTGCAGCGGGCAGGATCTATTTCGACGGAGAAGATATTACCCTTTTGCCGGCCTTCGAACGTGCAAAGCGCGGGATGACCCTTGCCTGGCAAGAGCCTGCGCGCTTTGAGGGATTGACCGTAGCTGAGTATTTGGAAATTGCAAAGAAAAACGGCCGCAACCACATGAGCATTCAGGAATGTTTGGAAAGAGTGGGACTGAATCCGGGGAAATATCTCCTTCGAGCGGTTGATGAAACCCTGAGCGGCGGTGAACGAAAACGCATCGAATTGGCATCCATTTTGGCCATGCAGCCCCGCCTGGCTATTCTGGATGAACCCGATTCCGGAATCGATGCGCCGTCCATGGACCATATTATTCACGTCATTCGCAAGGTGGCCCAAATGGGCGGAGCTGTGTTGTTGATTACGCATCACGAGAAAGTGGCTGAAATTGCCGACCGCTCATCTTTCCTCTGCGGGGGAAGGATTTTGAGAACCGGCGATCCAATTGAAATTGCCCGGTTTTTCAGGCTCCATTGTGAGGAATGCCCGCATATTAATCAACCGGAAATGGAGATGAGCGAAAATGCCTGA